The following is a genomic window from Salvelinus fontinalis isolate EN_2023a chromosome 11, ASM2944872v1, whole genome shotgun sequence.
gtgtgtcaaatacttgttctccccactgtatctaaTTTGGTCAGTATATAGGCCATTTCAACATTATATATGCTATTTGCACATGGTTCACTGACTTTTGGGTTTGGAAGCCAACTTCCTATGATCATATATGGCAAATGGACATAACATCCTGATTTAGTACTTTCAATACTTATGTATGCCGTTTGGACATTTCCTATGCCATTTGGACATGGTTCACTTACTTTTGGGTTCGGACGCCGACTTCCTATTGGGCATATATGGCAAATGGACATAAAATCCTGATTTAGTACTTTCAATACTTATATATGTCacttgggggcggcaggtagcctagtggttagagcattgggccagtaaccgactTGCTATGATCATATATGGCAAATGGACAAAACATAGGCCTTATGGACAAACTAGCATACAATCTATGTACATACAGTTCCTACATATGTATAATTGAAAAAAAACGTAATTGTTTTGGTCCAAAACACACTTTTTACAAGGTTTTAAAATTTTGGGGAAAAAATGGATTTCACCCTTGAGACCTGACTTTCTGACCATTTCCCATATAGAATCCTGCGGTGGAGTGCGCTTGCGCTTGCCCCCTCCGCCTGCCCAACCACTTAAGACAATGTGAAAGGGAACTTTAGAGGGTGAGAAAGAGGTTGGGGTCCAATTTAATTTATAATTCCAAATTAGATTCTGGAAATCAAGCAGGAAGTGGAGAATTTACTTGGAATTTAATTGATATTGCAGCATTGTAGGCATGTATTAGTTCTTCAACTCGTTCTTACAGTGATGAAATCATGAACAGAATTTGGAAAAGCCTGAATTTGGAAACAAATGAAAGtccaataggagagagagagacagtgagagcaaAAGAGCAAGTtcaagccagccagccaatgaGCACCAATATCCATGTGTCTGGCGTTAATGATCAACTGTAGCCCTATTCACTCAGTATTTACAAagcttctcagagtaggagtactgaaCAAGGGTTGGTTTTTTACTCTTAGATCATAGCGAATAAGATTACCAAGGAAACGCTGAGAGctactccactctgtctctcccgAGAGGATAATGAAAATGATGATGAAGAGGATGGCTACTAGCTGACTGGTCTTGCTGGGATACGTGTGTCTGGCTCAAGAAGAGGAGGTTTTGGGTCCTGTGGTGAACGTCTACACTGAACTGAAGGAGCTTAGGTCTTTGGTGGGAGAGCTGAGTACTAAGCTCCATACAGCAGAGGCAGACCTGAAAGAGCAGAGAGCTATGGTGGATAAActgaataaagagagagaaggtacagtAAATTGTAAATATCAATTAATTAATATTTATAACCAGACATTTCTAAAGCATTTATAAACATGTACTCAATCAAATCAATCCAACTTATttctaaagccctttttacatcagcaatgTCATCAAAGTGGAATacggaaacccagcctaaaatccctagaaaggcaggaatttaggaagaaacctagaggccctgaggagtggccagtcctcttctggctgtgccgggtggagattataagagtacatggccatttaaggacagattgttcttcaagatgttcaactgttcatagatgaccaacagagtcaaataataatcagtggttgtagagggtggaacaggtcagtacctcaggactaaatgtcagttggcttttcagagCCGAGCATTCAGATGTCGAGACAGCGGGTGCggtagagagagcaagagagttgaaaacagcaagtccgggacaaggtagcacgtccggtgaaaaggtcagggttccctagccgcaggcagaacagttgaaactggagcagcagcacgaccaagtggactggggacagccaggagtcatcaggccatgtAGTCCGgagacatggtcctagggctcaggtcctcaggaTTAGCTTATTATCATGAAAATGCATATAAAGTTTTACCCAATACGTTACAGGTCAACGTATATAAATGTATATAAGtgtatataaatgtatataaGTGTATATAAGTGTATATAAAGTGTTACCCAATGCTTTACAGGTCAATAATGCTCACAAATAAGAAAGTCCTCTTCTTGCTCCTCCCCTTACTCCTTTTTTCTACCAATGCGCGAGTTTGTTTTGCATCGGGTGGGCGGAGTTTGCTCATTTTAGACCATCCCATTAGTCCTAAAGTGAAATCTCCACCCACCTGGGGCACCACGCCATGCAAAACGAACTTGCCCGTTGTTAGGGATGAGGATGTTCTCattgctgtgttgttgttgattggtgttgttgttgttactatCTTTGCTGGCAGAGCAACCCAAGGTAGCCTTCTCAGCAGCCTTGCTGTCGTCTGAAAGTAAACACCATGGGCCCATCGACGCAGAGACTAACCTCATTTTCGGAAAAGTCCTGACCAACATTGGCAGTGCATACAACCCAATCACAGGTCTCGCactgaacatactgtatctacatcaTTATTTATAGCAGGGATGGTCGAAAAGGGCCAGTGAGGTGCAGGCTTTTTCCCCAGCCAGTCATGACACATCTCATTCAACTAATCAACTATTTTCAATAAATACgtttgattagttgaatcaggtgtgttactgcttggctag
Proteins encoded in this region:
- the LOC129864820 gene encoding complement C1q-like protein 2, translating into VLLGYVCLAQEEEVLGPVVNVYTELKELRSLVGELSTKLHTAEADLKEQRAMVDKLNKEREEQPKVAFSAALLSSESKHHGPIDAETNLIFGKVLTNIGSAYNPITGVFTAPVRGVYYFRFSGNGFAGHDMGLSIFKDGQRMMSVYEYQSSGEQNDHASNGVTLQLEKGEVVNMRLWINTWVFIDGRYDYCSFSGFLLFPM